In Betaproteobacteria bacterium, the following are encoded in one genomic region:
- a CDS encoding Arc family DNA-binding protein, which translates to MAQLVVRDLDEDVKAHLKRRAERHGRSMEEEIRQILRNAVKEEKRAVRNLGSRIAARFKKTGLTADLPELHGEPPRSADFTK; encoded by the coding sequence GTGGCACAACTCGTCGTTCGCGATCTGGATGAGGACGTGAAGGCGCATCTCAAGCGGCGCGCCGAACGGCACGGGCGCAGCATGGAAGAGGAAATCCGGCAGATTCTGCGCAACGCCGTCAAGGAGGAGAAGAGGGCGGTAAGGAACCTCGGTTCGCGAATCGCGGCGCGCTTCAAGAAGACGGGTTTGACGGCCGACCTTCCGGAACTGCATGGCGAGCCGCCGCGGTCGGCCGACTTCACGAAGTGA
- a CDS encoding ABC transporter ATP-binding protein: MPVVDPDAATIRCRGLGKIFRTGGREVVALRDIDLDVAAGEFVCLLGPSGCGKSTLLNAVAGFDQPTSGELTALGEPVVGPGPERAMVFQEYALFPWMTVERNIAFGLEVRQDPAERIRAIVDRLLAKLGLSDFRDRFPKDLSGGMRQRVAIARVLAIDPPLLLMDEPFGALDALTRRSLQDELLRIWAETRKTVLFVTHGIEESIYLADRVVVMTYRPGTVKRIVEVTLPRPRDTASQEFNALKRELTALVMEEQARHQADEAHATAD, encoded by the coding sequence ATGCCGGTGGTCGATCCGGACGCGGCCACCATTCGCTGCCGCGGCCTGGGCAAGATCTTTCGCACCGGTGGGCGCGAGGTCGTCGCGTTGCGCGACATCGACCTCGACGTCGCGGCGGGCGAGTTCGTCTGCCTGCTGGGACCATCCGGTTGCGGCAAGTCGACGCTGCTCAATGCGGTGGCCGGCTTCGATCAGCCCACCTCCGGCGAGCTCACGGCGCTGGGCGAGCCGGTCGTGGGACCGGGCCCGGAACGGGCGATGGTCTTTCAGGAGTACGCGCTCTTCCCCTGGATGACGGTGGAGCGCAACATCGCGTTCGGCCTGGAAGTGAGGCAGGATCCCGCCGAACGCATCCGCGCCATCGTCGATCGGCTGCTCGCCAAGCTCGGTCTGTCCGACTTTCGCGACCGGTTCCCGAAGGATCTCTCGGGCGGCATGCGACAGCGTGTGGCCATCGCCCGCGTGCTCGCCATCGACCCGCCGCTCCTGCTGATGGACGAGCCCTTCGGCGCGCTCGACGCGCTGACGCGCCGCTCGCTGCAGGACGAGCTGCTGCGCATCTGGGCCGAGACCCGCAAGACGGTCCTCTTCGTCACGCACGGCATCGAGGAATCCATCTATCTCGCCGACCGTGTAGTAGTGATGACCTACCGCCCGGGCACGGTCAAGCGCATCGTCGAGGTGACGCTGCCGCGGCCGCGCGACACCGCGAGCCAGGAGTTCAACGCCCTCAAGCGCGAGCTGACCGCGCTCGTCATGGAAGAGCAGGCGCGGCACCAGGCCGACGAGGCGCACGCGACGGCGGACTGA